The following nucleotide sequence is from Dehalogenimonas formicexedens.
ATGTTCGTGTAGCCGTTAAAGAGCTGATGGTGGTCACCGCCTCGCACGAGTTGGCGGGACGCAAATGGGGCCTGTTCAGCCTTTTCCGCAGGCGCAAAACCCCTGAAACGCGTCTTTAGCTTCGAAAAACGCTTGCTATTCTTCGCCGGTTGAGTCAGTAGGCGTGCCGAGACTCTTTCCCAGTTCTTCCAGGAGCTGCTTCTGTTTCTTGTTGAGCTTCTCGGGGGTGACTACTTTGACTTCAACCCATTCATCGCCAAAAACCGATGGCCGGTTAACCTGGGGCATGCCTTTGCCCTTGACCCGCAGCACCTTTCCACTCTGAGTACCGGCCGGTACTTTCAACTTCGACGGTCCGTACAACGTCGGCACGTCCAGCTCGACACCGAGGGCGGCCTGAGCGAAATTCAATGGCAGCTCGTAAACTACGTTATCGCCGTCACGCCGGAAGATCTTGTGGGCGGCGACCACAGGAGTGATGTATAGATCACCCGCGCCTCCGTTCCGGTCGCCCATGTTGCCAGCCCCGGAGATCCTGATCTGGTTGCCGTTATCGATGCCCGGGGGTATCTTGACCTTGATGGTCCTCGATGCCCGGTTTCGGCCGGAACCCTTGCAGGTAGGACATGGGTCGTTGATGATCTGACCCTCGCCGCGGCAGCGTGGACAGGTCACGACATTGGTGAAACGCCCGAAAACGCTGCGCTGCACCTGGTAAACTTTACCCTGTCCTCCACACTCGGAACACTTGGTTGGCGTGGTCCCTTCCTTGGCGCCGGTACCCTTGCATGTCTCGCAAGCCTCGATGCGCTGGACGTTGACCTCTTTTTCGATGCCCGTCGAGGCTTCTTCAAGTGTGATGTTGAGCTTGTAGTTAAGGTCGGAACCGCGGCGCGGCCCCTGGCCGCCCTGGCCCCCCATGCCGCCGAAAAAGGTCTCGAAAATCTCGCCCAGTCCGCCGAACCCCGCGAAGTCCTCGAAACCCCCAGTACCTCCGCTGAACGGTCCGCCCGCTGCCCCGGCATGGCCGAAGCGGTCATAAGCAGCGCGTTTGTTGGCATCGGAAAGCACCGAGTAAGCCTCGTTAATCTCCTTGAATTTGGCCTCTGCGTCGGCTTCTTTATTGCGGTCGGGGTGATATTGGAAAGCAAGTTTGCGGAAGGCTTTTTTCAAATC
It contains:
- the dnaJ gene encoding molecular chaperone DnaJ; the encoded protein is MATAKRDYYEVLGVVRTCTDDDLKKAFRKLAFQYHPDRNKEADAEAKFKEINEAYSVLSDANKRAAYDRFGHAGAAGGPFSGGTGGFEDFAGFGGLGEIFETFFGGMGGQGGQGPRRGSDLNYKLNITLEEASTGIEKEVNVQRIEACETCKGTGAKEGTTPTKCSECGGQGKVYQVQRSVFGRFTNVVTCPRCRGEGQIINDPCPTCKGSGRNRASRTIKVKIPPGIDNGNQIRISGAGNMGDRNGGAGDLYITPVVAAHKIFRRDGDNVVYELPLNFAQAALGVELDVPTLYGPSKLKVPAGTQSGKVLRVKGKGMPQVNRPSVFGDEWVEVKVVTPEKLNKKQKQLLEELGKSLGTPTDSTGEE